A section of the Labrus mixtus chromosome 15, fLabMix1.1, whole genome shotgun sequence genome encodes:
- the pip4k2ca gene encoding phosphatidylinositol 5-phosphate 4-kinase type-2 gamma yields MAALGNSAASSSPMVILAPKTKTKKKHFVQQKVKVFRASDPVLSVFMWGVNHSINDLNQVPVPVMLLPDDFKANTKIKVNNHLFNKENLPGHFKFKEYCPQVFRNLRERFGIEDLDYQVSLTRSSPMRSADDQGDCLLLNSYDRTLVIKQISSEDVADMHSILSEYHQHIVKCHGSTLLPQFLGMYRVSVDNEETYLIVMRNMFSHRLLVHRKYDLKGSLVAREASDKERGKELPTFKDMDFRNNMQKVYVTDEQKEKFMEKLNRDVEFLVKLKIMDYSLLLGIHDVGRAERDDEEGEEVSNEEDPEAENGLAAGATAGSYGTSPEGIAGYMSACKPLGPGEFDPYVDVYAVSSCAGAPQREVYFMGLIDVLTQYDTKKKAAHAAKTVKHGAGAEISTVHPEQYAKRFRDFISNIFA; encoded by the exons ATGGCTGCCCTCGGTAACTCGGCGGCCTCTTCCAGTCCCATGGTGATCCTGGCGCCCAAGACAAAAACGAAAAAGAAGCACTTCGTACAGCAGAAGGTGAAGGTGTTCCGAGCCAGCGACCCCGTCCTGAGCGTCTTCATGTGGGGCGTCAATCACTCG ATCAATGATCTCAACCAGGTGCCTGTTCCTGTCATGCTGCTTCCCGATGACTTCAAAGCCAACACCAAGATCAAAGTCAACAACCACCTCTTCAacaa AGAAAATCTTCCAGGACATTTCAAGTTCAAAGAATACTGTCCTCAAGTCTTCCGAAATCTAAGAGAACGCTTTGGGATCGAGGATCTGGACTATCAG GTGTCATTAACCCGCAGCTCCCCAATGAGGAGCGCAGACGACCAGGGAGACTGTCTGCTGCTCAACTCGTACGACCGCACGCTGGTCATCAAACAGATCTCCAGCGAGGACGTCGCGGACATGCACAGCATCCTGTCTGAGTATCACCAG CACATCGTGAAGTGTCACGGCAGCACCCTGCTGCCTCAGTTCCTCGGTATGTACCGGGTGAGCGTAGACAACGAGGAGACCTACCTGATCGTGATGAGGAACATGTTCAGCCACAGACTGCTCGTGCACAGGAAGTACGACCTGAAG GGCTCTCTGGTGGCGCGTGAAGCAAGTGACaaagaaagg ggaaaagagcTTCCTACCTTCAAGGACATGGACTTCAGGAACAACATGCAGAAGGTGTACGTCACCGACGAGCAGAAGGAGAAGTTCATGGAGAAGCTCAACAGAGACGTGGAG ttccTGGTGAAGCTGAAGATCATGGACTACAGCCTGCTGCTCGGCATCCACGACGTAGGTCGAGCGGAACGAGACGacgaagaaggagaggaggtttCCAACGAGGAAGACCCCGAGGCGGAGAACGGCCTGGCGGCGGGCGCGACGGCGGGCTCCTACGGCACGTCTCCGGAGGGAATAGCCGGCTACATGTCGGCCTGCAAACCTCTGGGACCCGGGGAGTTTGACCCCTACGTGGACGTGTACGCGGTCAGCAGCTGTGCAG GAGCCCCTCAGAGGGAGGTCTATTTCATGGGTCTGATTGACGTACTTACTCAGTACGACACCAAGAAGAAAGCCGCTCACGCTGCAAAAACTGTCAAACACGGG GCGGGTGCTGAGATCTCCACGGTCCACCCCGAGCAGTACGCCAAACGATTTCGCGACTTCATCTCAAACATTTTTGCGTAA
- the igfbp6b gene encoding insulin-like growth factor-binding protein 6b: MPILSNLTTVALLLIAHCGSWTGANRLGPFKVCPSCKDPLGAGRPPRDHNAAGSTLVLAQGEPCGVYTLSCAKGLRCVPPPREHSPLQALLQGRGICAKHSRTSPTERPHPTGPHPSHSGDIERAPCRKLLNSVLRGLELTIFQSDRDIYIPNCDTRGFYRKKQCRSSKGMQRGHCWCVDELGTPVPSRASEDGTIPCDGE, translated from the exons ATGCCTATCCTTTCTAACTTAACAACCGTTGCTTTGTTGCTGATTGCTCACTGCGGATCCTGGACCGGGGCGAACCGCTTGGGCCCCTTCAAGGTCTGTCCCTCCTGCAAAGATCCACTGGGGGCAGGCCGGCCCCCCAGGGACCATAACGCTGCTGGCAGCACGTTAGTGTTGGCCCAGGGAGAGCCCTGTGGTGTGTACACTCTGAGCTGTGCCAAGGGGCTCCGCTGTGTCCCCCCGCCGAGGGAGCACAGCCCCCTGCAGGCTCTGTTGCAGGGAAGGGGCATTTGCGCCAAGCACAGCAGGACAAGTCCCACCGAGAGGCCCCACCCCACAG GTCCCCATCCCTCACACAGTGGTGACATTGAAAGA GCACCCTGCCGCAAGCTGCTTAATAGTGTCCTGAGGGGTCTCGAGCTGACAATCTTCCAGTCTGACCGTGACATCTATATACCCAACTGTGACACCCGTGGCTTCTACAGGAAAAAGCAG TGCCGCTCCTCCAAGGGCATGCAGCGTGGCCACTGCTGGTGCGTGGACGAGCTTGGCACGCCCGTGCCCTCACGTGCCAGTGAAGATGGTACAATACCGTGTGATGGGGAGTGA